In Leptodesmis sichuanensis A121, the following are encoded in one genomic region:
- a CDS encoding metallophosphoesterase family protein — translation MHGHYTSGLQPFKGHSDRMGGLHHRRIIIGDVHGHYQGLMTLLEAISPGKADRVYFLGDLIDRGPDSAQVVQFVQQNHHQCILGNHEQLMIDAFPSGRPFTPALQAWLYSGGRTTIASYGDTSKLLDHLDWLKTLPTYLDLGDLWLVHAGVHPLLPLEAQSSQEFCWIRDEFHSISRPYFPDKLIITGHTITFTLPKVAPGELAQGCGWLDIDTGAYHPKSGWLTGLDVNNRMVYQVNVFTQTLRTMQLEEAVRPIEPAQVLAYRQTMLNRI, via the coding sequence ATGCACGGCCATTACACATCTGGCTTACAGCCGTTTAAGGGGCACAGCGATCGCATGGGGGGATTACATCATCGTCGCATCATCATTGGCGACGTTCATGGGCATTACCAGGGATTGATGACGCTTTTAGAGGCAATCTCGCCCGGTAAAGCGGATCGGGTCTACTTTTTGGGAGACTTGATCGATCGCGGCCCAGACAGTGCTCAAGTGGTTCAGTTTGTGCAACAAAACCATCACCAGTGCATCTTGGGCAACCACGAGCAATTGATGATTGATGCGTTTCCCAGTGGACGGCCTTTTACTCCAGCTTTACAGGCATGGTTATACAGCGGCGGTCGAACCACCATAGCCAGCTACGGAGATACCAGTAAGCTGTTGGATCACCTGGATTGGTTGAAAACATTGCCAACCTATCTGGATTTGGGCGACTTGTGGCTGGTTCATGCTGGAGTGCATCCCCTGCTTCCCCTAGAGGCCCAATCCAGTCAGGAGTTTTGCTGGATTCGGGACGAGTTTCACAGCATTTCTCGCCCCTACTTTCCCGATAAACTGATTATTACCGGGCATACCATTACCTTTACCTTGCCTAAAGTGGCTCCCGGAGAGTTGGCTCAGGGTTGTGGCTGGTTAGACATTGATACCGGAGCTTATCATCCCAAAAGTGGCTGGCTAACGGGACTCGATGTCAACAATCGGATGGTTTATCAGGTAAATGTCTTCACCCAAACCCTGAGAACTATGCAACTGGAAGAAGCTGTGAGACCGATCGAACCTGCTCAAGTGCTGGCCTATCGTCAAACCATGCTGAATCGCATCTAA
- a CDS encoding YlqD family protein, with the protein MDVSPSHLLLKRAVNVKAIVTPRWKEEAQQQLQAQINQVDSQLQELEMQAQRMISELQKQGLDGGQQVESLRVQVNQKKSELLEQKNQILQQLQQVQVLELDQEVNQGQIDSTFRVEVGDNLIAKMQVEILLRDGIIEEIRGTV; encoded by the coding sequence ATGGATGTTTCCCCATCTCATTTGCTCCTAAAACGTGCTGTTAATGTCAAGGCGATCGTCACGCCTCGCTGGAAAGAAGAAGCCCAACAGCAACTGCAAGCTCAAATCAATCAGGTAGACAGTCAACTGCAGGAGCTAGAAATGCAAGCTCAGCGGATGATTTCTGAGTTGCAAAAGCAGGGTCTGGACGGGGGGCAACAGGTTGAAAGCCTGCGGGTTCAGGTCAACCAGAAGAAGAGTGAGTTGCTGGAGCAAAAAAATCAAATCCTGCAACAACTGCAGCAGGTACAGGTGCTGGAGTTAGACCAGGAAGTCAACCAGGGGCAGATTGACAGCACCTTCCGGGTAGAAGTCGGCGATAACCTGATTGCCAAAATGCAGGTCGAAATTCTCCTGCGGGATGGCATTATTGAGGAAATTCGCGGCACTGTTTAA
- a CDS encoding thioredoxin domain-containing protein, producing MSNRLAHANSLYLRKHAENPIDWWFWCDEALETARRENKPIFLSVGYSSCHWCTVMEGEAFSDPAIAAYMNANFLPIKVDREERPDLDSIYMQAVQMMTGQGGWPLNVFLAPDDLVPFYGGTYFPVEPRFGRPGFLQVLQAVRRYYDSEKAKLRSIKEEILNNLQGSTILPVGQELDPTLLRQGLEYSSGVLSSKSMGPSFPMIPYAEAAARARRFTGESRYDAREVTLQRGLDLALGGIFDQVAGGFHRYTVDPTWTVPHFEKMLYDNGQIMEYLANLWSAGEQEPAFERAIALTVQWLQREMTAPEGYFYAAQDADSFTTPNEVEPEEGAFYVWSAQELKALLTPEEFTELQEQFTVTEAGNFEGYNVLQRQQQGHLSDRLKTALGKLFQVRYGTPATSLTTFPPARNNQEAKSISWPGRIPPVTDTKMIVAWNSLMISGLARAAVVFQRPSYLELAARATTFILEHQWVEGRFHRINYNGQADVLAQSEDYALFIKALLDLHQASQGLDRIQHSTFNIQHSDWLSPALQLQAEFNEFLWSVEMGGYYNTDASSDLLVRERSYVDNATPAANGIAAANLVRLTLLTDDLGYLDQAEATLQAFGSVMERSPQACPSLFSALDWLQNQTLVRTNATQIVALSQQYLPTVMFTVAPNLPENAVGLVCQGLSCQEPARTQEQMMEQLRLRIMF from the coding sequence ATGTCCAACCGTCTGGCCCACGCAAACAGTCTTTACCTCCGCAAGCACGCAGAGAATCCGATCGATTGGTGGTTCTGGTGTGATGAAGCACTGGAAACGGCCCGGCGGGAGAATAAGCCAATTTTTCTCTCTGTTGGCTATTCCAGTTGTCACTGGTGTACTGTCATGGAAGGAGAGGCGTTTTCAGATCCGGCGATCGCGGCCTATATGAACGCCAACTTTTTGCCCATCAAAGTAGACCGGGAGGAACGCCCGGATCTGGACAGCATTTATATGCAGGCAGTGCAGATGATGACGGGGCAGGGGGGCTGGCCGCTGAACGTGTTTCTTGCTCCAGATGATTTAGTCCCCTTCTACGGAGGGACTTACTTTCCCGTGGAGCCGCGCTTTGGCCGACCAGGATTTTTACAGGTGTTGCAGGCCGTCCGCCGCTATTACGACAGTGAAAAAGCAAAGCTGCGATCGATTAAGGAAGAAATTCTCAATAACCTGCAAGGCTCCACCATTCTGCCAGTAGGCCAGGAATTAGATCCGACCTTGCTGCGGCAGGGATTGGAATACAGTAGCGGCGTACTGTCCTCCAAATCGATGGGGCCAAGTTTTCCCATGATTCCTTATGCAGAAGCCGCTGCCAGAGCAAGACGGTTCACGGGAGAATCCCGGTATGATGCCAGGGAAGTAACTTTGCAACGAGGACTGGATCTGGCCCTGGGAGGCATTTTTGATCAGGTTGCCGGCGGCTTTCATCGCTACACGGTAGATCCCACCTGGACGGTGCCCCACTTTGAGAAAATGCTCTATGACAATGGGCAAATCATGGAGTATCTGGCCAATCTGTGGAGTGCTGGCGAACAGGAACCCGCTTTTGAACGGGCGATCGCGCTCACGGTGCAATGGCTGCAACGGGAAATGACGGCTCCTGAAGGCTACTTCTATGCCGCTCAGGATGCGGACAGCTTCACCACACCCAACGAGGTCGAACCGGAAGAAGGAGCTTTTTACGTCTGGAGTGCTCAGGAACTGAAAGCTCTTCTAACTCCAGAAGAATTTACGGAACTGCAGGAACAATTCACCGTCACAGAAGCCGGAAATTTTGAAGGCTACAATGTCTTGCAACGGCAGCAGCAGGGACACCTGAGCGATCGCCTGAAAACCGCCCTCGGCAAACTCTTTCAAGTCCGCTATGGCACTCCTGCCACCAGCCTGACTACCTTTCCCCCCGCCCGCAATAATCAAGAAGCCAAATCCATATCCTGGCCCGGTCGCATTCCCCCCGTCACCGACACCAAAATGATCGTCGCCTGGAATAGTTTGATGATTTCCGGTCTGGCACGAGCTGCCGTCGTCTTCCAGCGACCCTCCTACCTGGAACTCGCCGCCAGAGCCACCACTTTTATCCTGGAGCATCAGTGGGTCGAGGGTCGCTTTCACCGCATCAACTACAACGGCCAAGCTGACGTTCTTGCCCAATCCGAAGACTACGCCCTGTTCATCAAAGCCTTATTAGATCTCCATCAAGCCAGCCAGGGACTGGATCGAATTCAACATTCAACATTCAACATTCAACATTCCGACTGGCTCAGTCCGGCCCTGCAACTGCAAGCTGAGTTCAATGAGTTTCTCTGGAGTGTGGAAATGGGCGGCTACTACAATACCGATGCCAGCAGCGATTTATTGGTACGGGAACGGAGTTATGTAGACAACGCTACTCCTGCCGCCAATGGCATTGCTGCCGCCAATTTAGTCCGGCTTACCCTGTTGACGGATGATCTGGGTTATTTAGATCAAGCTGAAGCAACTTTGCAGGCTTTTGGCAGTGTCATGGAGCGATCGCCCCAGGCCTGTCCCAGCTTGTTCTCAGCGCTCGACTGGCTCCAAAATCAAACCCTGGTTCGTACCAACGCTACCCAAATCGTTGCTCTCTCCCAGCAATACCTGCCAACTGTAATGTTTACCGTTGCTCCAAACCTCCCAGAAAATGCAGTAGGGCTGGTGTGCCAGGGACTCAGTTGTCAGGAACCCGCTCGTACTCAAGAGCAAATGATGGAGCAATTGCGGCTCAGGATCATGTTCTAG
- the apcB gene encoding allophycocyanin subunit beta, whose product MRDAVTSLIKTYDNTGRYLDRDAMDRLKSYFDTGMARVQAAAIINSNAAAIVKEAGLRLFDEQPELIRPGGYAYTTRRYAACLRDMDYYLRYASYALVAGDTDVLDERVLEGLRETYNSLGVPIGPTVYGIQILKDIVKARVEAAGISAGDVVDQPFDYMTRELSEKNV is encoded by the coding sequence ATGCGGGATGCAGTAACAAGCCTGATTAAGACTTATGACAATACAGGCCGATACCTGGATCGGGATGCAATGGATCGGCTGAAGTCCTATTTCGATACAGGTATGGCACGGGTACAGGCCGCTGCCATCATCAACTCCAATGCCGCTGCCATCGTCAAAGAGGCAGGTTTACGCTTATTTGATGAACAGCCGGAATTGATTCGTCCCGGTGGTTATGCGTATACCACCCGTCGCTATGCAGCCTGCTTGCGAGATATGGACTACTACCTGCGTTATGCCAGCTATGCCCTGGTGGCTGGCGATACAGACGTTCTGGATGAGCGCGTTCTAGAGGGATTGCGGGAGACGTATAACTCACTCGGTGTTCCCATTGGGCCAACGGTGTATGGCATCCAGATTCTGAAGGATATTGTAAAGGCACGGGTGGAAGCGGCTGGAATTTCTGCCGGAGATGTGGTAGACCAACCTTTTGATTACATGACTCGTGAACTGAGCGAGAAAAACGTTTAG
- a CDS encoding dihydrolipoamide acetyltransferase family protein: protein MINEVFMPALSSTMTEGKIVSWLKSPGDKVEKGETVVVVESDKADMDVESFYEGYLATIVVPAGETAPVGAAIALIAETEAEIATAQQQGTAQPKAASASSAKKAASSSASVAVEAPVATADNGAGSKNGRIIASPRARKLAKDLKVDLATLRGSGPHGRIVAEDVEAAAGKIPTPAPTPAAPPTPAAPAIATATQPPRPTPPAPVAAVAGQQVPLTTLQNAVVRNMLTSLEAPTYHVGYTITTDNLDALYKQIKSKGVTMTVLLAKAVAVTLQKHPLLNASYVNQSINYPASINVALAVAMEDGGLITPVLQNADKQDIYTLSRTWKDLVDRARTKQLQPEEYSTGTFTVSNLGMFGVDRFEAILPPGTGAILAIGASLPAVVATEDGMLGVKRQMKVNITCDHRIIYGAHAAAFLKDLAQLIETNPQSLTL from the coding sequence ATGATTAATGAAGTTTTCATGCCTGCTCTCAGTTCCACTATGACGGAGGGAAAAATTGTTTCCTGGCTCAAGTCGCCAGGTGACAAGGTGGAAAAGGGTGAAACCGTGGTGGTAGTCGAGTCTGATAAAGCAGACATGGATGTGGAGTCTTTTTATGAGGGCTACCTGGCGACGATCGTAGTTCCAGCAGGGGAAACAGCCCCCGTCGGAGCAGCGATCGCCCTGATTGCAGAAACCGAAGCAGAGATTGCCACGGCCCAACAACAGGGAACGGCTCAACCGAAAGCTGCCAGTGCTTCCTCAGCTAAAAAAGCAGCTTCCTCATCGGCCAGTGTTGCTGTAGAAGCTCCCGTGGCTACAGCCGATAATGGGGCCGGATCAAAGAATGGTCGGATTATCGCGTCTCCCCGTGCCCGGAAACTGGCTAAAGACTTAAAGGTAGATCTGGCAACCTTGAGAGGCAGTGGGCCTCACGGTCGGATTGTGGCCGAGGATGTGGAAGCGGCAGCAGGTAAAATTCCTACCCCTGCCCCAACTCCCGCAGCCCCCCCAACTCCTGCAGCCCCCGCGATCGCCACCGCTACCCAACCACCACGCCCCACTCCTCCGGCTCCCGTTGCGGCTGTTGCTGGACAGCAAGTTCCATTAACCACTCTGCAGAACGCGGTTGTGCGGAATATGCTGACCAGTCTGGAAGCTCCCACCTATCATGTCGGCTATACGATTACGACCGATAATCTGGATGCTTTGTACAAGCAAATCAAGTCCAAAGGCGTGACAATGACAGTGCTGCTGGCAAAGGCCGTAGCCGTCACTCTGCAAAAGCATCCCCTGCTGAATGCCAGTTATGTGAACCAGAGCATCAATTATCCCGCATCCATCAATGTAGCTCTGGCCGTGGCGATGGAAGATGGCGGACTGATTACTCCCGTATTGCAGAATGCGGATAAGCAGGATATTTACACCCTGTCCCGTACCTGGAAGGATCTGGTCGATCGTGCCAGAACTAAACAGCTACAACCAGAGGAGTACAGCACGGGAACCTTTACGGTATCGAATTTGGGAATGTTTGGAGTCGATCGCTTTGAGGCCATTCTTCCCCCCGGAACCGGCGCAATTCTGGCTATTGGAGCCTCTCTCCCCGCTGTGGTAGCCACCGAGGATGGCATGTTGGGCGTGAAGCGACAGATGAAAGTGAACATTACCTGCGATCACCGGATCATTTACGGTGCTCATGCTGCCGCTTTCCTCAAGGACCTGGCTCAGCTAATTGAAACGAACCCGCAGTCCCTCACGTTGTAA
- the glnA gene encoding type I glutamate--ammonia ligase codes for MASPQEILEWIKRDNIQMIDLKFIDTPGTWQHLTLYHNMIDESSFTEGVAFDGSSIRGWKAINDSDMAMVPDPNTAWIDPFMEEPTLSMICSIIEPRTGQPYSRDPRSIAQKALDYLTSTGIGDICFFGPEAEFFIFDDVRYDQTQNSGYYSVDSIEGVWNSGREEAGGNLGYKPRNKEGYFPVGPTDTLQDIRTEMLLTMMRCGVPIEKHHHEVATGGQCELGFRFAPLVQAADFLMTYKYCIKNVAKKYGKTVTFMPKPLFGDNGTGMHCHQSIWKDGQPTFFGDGYAKLSKTALNYIGGLLKHAPALLAFTNPTTNSYKRLVPGFEAPVNLAYSQGNRSASIRIPITGDNPKAKRLEFRCPDPSCNPYLAFAAMLCAGIDGIKNEIDPGSPLDVDIYELSPEELAKVPSTPASLMDALKNLEKDHDFLTAGGVFSEDFIENWISYKLDREVIPVSIRPHPYEFALYYDC; via the coding sequence ATGGCAAGCCCGCAGGAAATCCTAGAATGGATTAAGCGTGACAACATTCAGATGATTGATCTGAAGTTCATCGATACACCAGGGACGTGGCAGCACCTGACGCTGTATCACAACATGATCGATGAAAGTAGCTTTACAGAGGGTGTCGCCTTTGACGGATCAAGTATCCGGGGTTGGAAAGCCATCAACGATTCAGACATGGCGATGGTGCCCGATCCAAACACAGCCTGGATCGATCCCTTCATGGAAGAACCGACCCTGAGCATGATCTGTAGCATTATCGAGCCTCGCACTGGCCAGCCCTACAGCCGGGATCCGCGATCGATCGCTCAAAAGGCATTAGACTATCTCACCTCCACCGGAATTGGTGACATCTGCTTCTTTGGTCCGGAAGCCGAGTTTTTTATCTTTGATGATGTCCGCTACGACCAGACGCAGAACTCTGGCTACTACTCAGTAGATAGCATTGAAGGGGTGTGGAACTCTGGCCGGGAAGAAGCGGGTGGCAACCTGGGCTACAAGCCTCGCAACAAAGAAGGCTACTTCCCCGTAGGGCCAACGGACACCCTGCAGGACATTCGGACAGAAATGCTGCTCACCATGATGAGGTGCGGCGTACCGATTGAAAAGCACCACCATGAAGTGGCCACAGGCGGGCAATGTGAATTGGGCTTCCGATTTGCGCCCCTGGTACAGGCGGCTGACTTCCTGATGACCTATAAGTACTGCATCAAAAATGTGGCTAAGAAGTATGGCAAAACTGTCACCTTCATGCCCAAACCGCTGTTTGGTGATAACGGTACGGGAATGCACTGTCACCAATCCATCTGGAAAGACGGACAACCAACCTTCTTTGGCGACGGCTATGCCAAGTTGAGCAAAACCGCTCTTAACTACATCGGTGGTCTGCTGAAGCACGCTCCCGCCCTGCTGGCCTTCACCAACCCCACCACCAATTCCTACAAACGATTAGTTCCTGGCTTTGAGGCCCCCGTGAACCTGGCTTACTCCCAGGGCAACCGCTCTGCCTCCATCCGGATTCCCATCACGGGCGACAACCCCAAGGCCAAGCGGCTGGAGTTCCGCTGTCCTGACCCCTCCTGTAACCCCTATCTGGCGTTTGCAGCGATGCTCTGTGCTGGGATTGATGGCATCAAGAATGAGATCGATCCGGGTAGCCCACTGGATGTGGACATCTACGAACTCAGCCCTGAAGAACTGGCGAAGGTGCCTTCCACCCCAGCCTCTCTGATGGATGCCTTGAAAAACCTGGAGAAGGATCACGACTTCCTGACGGCAGGTGGCGTATTTTCCGAAGACTTCATCGAAAACTGGATCAGCTACAAGCTCGATCGCGAAGTGATTCCCGTAAGCATTCGTCCTCACCCCTACGAATTCGCTCTCTACTACGACTGCTAA
- a CDS encoding YwaF family protein: MPNTPVSIATLLTKSSSLYQLCYFLGIGGALQALLTPDLGRYGYPHFVFFQTFLSHSLIITAALYMTVVEGYRPSLRRLPALILGFNIYLLFVAIINTLIGSNYLFIARKPNIPTILDVMPPWPWYILGMEGVGVLVVLLLYLSFVIVKGKVR; this comes from the coding sequence GTGCCGAACACCCCGGTCAGCATAGCGACTCTTCTCACCAAGTCCTCTAGCTTGTATCAACTGTGCTATTTTCTGGGTATTGGTGGTGCACTTCAAGCTTTGCTGACTCCGGATTTAGGACGATACGGCTATCCCCACTTCGTTTTTTTTCAGACTTTCCTGAGTCATAGCCTGATTATCACAGCAGCACTGTATATGACCGTTGTAGAAGGGTATCGTCCTTCTTTGAGAAGATTACCTGCCCTGATCCTTGGCTTCAATATTTACCTGCTCTTTGTGGCCATCATCAATACCCTGATTGGCAGTAACTATCTCTTTATTGCGCGCAAGCCTAACATCCCAACCATATTGGATGTCATGCCTCCTTGGCCCTGGTATATTCTCGGGATGGAAGGTGTGGGAGTACTTGTTGTTTTGCTACTCTATCTTTCTTTTGTCATCGTCAAGGGAAAGGTAAGGTAG
- a CDS encoding long-chain fatty acid--CoA ligase, translated as MSLRTPGAIAMSRTNYSMSERERENLSRLVDYSSVQSLPEIWAIAAQRFGTVTALHAPHLKPPVKLTYTQLYESIKQFAAGLQALGMQAGERMCLFSDNSPRWLIADQGMMMAGIVNAVRSSQADKDELHFLLENSGSTAVALEDLATLKKQRHSLDNLPLKFAVLLTDEPPPDDLGLKVLNFSQVMELGAGRPLQPVSQNRDSLATLIYTSGTTGKPKGAMLSHGNLLHQVETLGVVVQPASGLINSPAHQETRILSILPTWHAYERSIEYFLMSQGCTQIYTSIRTIKKDLKEFKPNYMISVPRIWESVYESIQKQFREQPENKQKLINFFLEKSLNYIKARRLWQNLDLLHQNPSPLEQVAAGLQMAVLYPIHALGEKMVYSKVREAATGGQFQQAISGGGSLARHLDDFFEIVGIEVLVGYGLTETSPVTNARRPWRNLRGSAGQPIPGTEIRIVDPETRKPLPAGQRGLVLIRGPQVMQGYYQNPEATRKAIDPDGWFDSGDLGWVTEQNDLVLTGRAKDTIVLTNGENIEPQPIEDACLRSAFIDQIMLVGQDQKSLGALIVPNLEALETWAIGQGYALELPKATQEEVEGGEPISPSSSPSLIPITLDSKPIQDLFRKELNREVQDRPGYKIDDRIGPFRLLLEPFSIENGLLTQTLKIRRNVVMDRYQGMINEMFE; from the coding sequence ATGAGTTTAAGAACTCCAGGAGCGATCGCCATGAGCCGCACGAATTACTCGATGTCAGAGCGGGAACGGGAAAATTTGAGCCGTCTGGTAGACTACAGCAGTGTGCAATCCTTACCGGAGATCTGGGCGATCGCAGCACAGCGCTTCGGCACCGTCACGGCCCTGCACGCCCCTCACTTGAAACCCCCTGTCAAACTGACTTATACCCAGTTGTATGAGTCTATCAAACAGTTTGCGGCTGGCTTGCAAGCACTGGGAATGCAGGCAGGAGAGCGTATGTGCCTGTTCTCCGATAACAGCCCCCGCTGGTTGATTGCTGATCAGGGAATGATGATGGCTGGCATAGTGAATGCCGTTCGCAGTTCCCAGGCCGACAAAGACGAGCTGCACTTTTTGTTAGAAAATAGCGGTTCCACAGCCGTAGCCCTGGAAGACCTGGCAACCCTGAAAAAACAACGCCACTCGCTGGATAATCTGCCCCTCAAATTCGCTGTCCTGCTCACCGATGAACCTCCCCCTGACGACCTGGGCTTGAAGGTACTGAATTTTTCGCAAGTCATGGAATTGGGAGCAGGTCGGCCCCTGCAACCTGTCAGCCAGAATCGGGATTCTCTGGCCACGCTCATTTACACCTCAGGCACGACCGGAAAACCCAAGGGAGCCATGCTGAGTCATGGCAATCTCCTGCATCAGGTGGAAACGTTGGGGGTTGTCGTACAACCTGCTTCCGGCCTGATCAACTCCCCGGCTCATCAGGAAACCCGGATTCTCAGTATTCTCCCTACCTGGCACGCCTACGAGCGCAGTATCGAGTATTTCTTGATGTCCCAGGGTTGCACGCAGATCTATACCAGCATCCGCACCATAAAAAAAGATTTGAAGGAATTCAAACCCAACTATATGATCAGCGTGCCGCGCATCTGGGAGTCGGTCTATGAAAGTATTCAGAAGCAGTTCCGGGAGCAGCCAGAAAACAAGCAAAAGCTGATCAATTTTTTCCTGGAGAAAAGCCTGAACTACATCAAAGCACGTCGGCTTTGGCAGAACCTGGATTTACTGCACCAAAATCCCTCACCTTTAGAACAAGTCGCCGCTGGATTGCAGATGGCAGTCCTTTATCCCATTCATGCCCTGGGAGAAAAGATGGTGTACTCCAAAGTGCGGGAAGCCGCTACAGGCGGACAATTTCAGCAGGCGATTAGTGGGGGTGGCTCCCTGGCCCGACACCTGGACGACTTTTTTGAGATCGTCGGGATTGAAGTCCTGGTGGGCTATGGTCTGACTGAAACCTCTCCCGTTACCAATGCCCGTCGTCCCTGGCGCAATCTGCGAGGCTCTGCCGGACAACCCATTCCCGGCACCGAAATCCGGATTGTCGATCCTGAAACCCGCAAACCCCTACCTGCCGGACAGCGGGGACTCGTCCTGATTCGAGGGCCACAGGTGATGCAGGGTTATTACCAGAATCCGGAAGCGACCCGCAAGGCGATCGACCCTGATGGCTGGTTTGACAGTGGTGATTTAGGCTGGGTCACGGAGCAAAACGATCTGGTACTCACAGGCCGAGCCAAAGACACGATCGTCCTCACCAATGGCGAAAATATTGAGCCGCAGCCGATCGAAGATGCCTGCCTGCGCAGCGCTTTTATTGATCAGATCATGCTTGTAGGACAGGATCAAAAGAGCCTCGGTGCCTTGATTGTGCCAAATCTGGAAGCCCTGGAGACATGGGCGATCGGGCAGGGATATGCTCTGGAGTTACCGAAAGCTACACAGGAAGAGGTAGAAGGCGGAGAACCGATATCTCCCTCATCTTCTCCATCGCTGATCCCCATCACCCTGGACAGCAAACCCATTCAAGATCTGTTCCGCAAAGAACTTAACCGGGAAGTGCAGGATCGCCCTGGCTACAAAATCGACGATCGCATTGGGCCATTTCGCTTACTTCTAGAACCTTTTTCAATAGAAAACGGCTTGCTGACCCAGACCTTAAAAATTCGTCGAAACGTTGTGATGGATCGCTACCAGGGTATGATTAACGAGATGTTCGAGTGA
- a CDS encoding DUF1995 family protein, translating into MTDFPTTLDDAIAQARTATQAAMAAGYTRLQVELAIPELKPMEPALQYLPALADYGSGLKIFFTDAGAAALARRDWGELPHPIQSIDIAGSRQTNLVEELIQPEDQIFLFVAPSSVEVNLVEQMCNAAGDRPVILFNPRMEDVGTVGIGYAARKLRERFLNTIEPCYYIKPLEGAALLRSYPSPWQVWLETKEGYQLCAEEPLKPSSEQLDQIFSKALGTDQAPRRGFLSELQRILKALGQ; encoded by the coding sequence ATGACTGACTTCCCAACTACATTAGATGACGCGATCGCTCAAGCCCGTACCGCGACTCAGGCAGCTATGGCAGCCGGATATACACGGCTACAGGTGGAACTGGCCATCCCTGAACTAAAACCGATGGAACCGGCCTTACAGTATCTTCCGGCGTTGGCCGATTATGGTTCTGGTTTAAAAATCTTTTTCACGGATGCTGGAGCCGCAGCTTTAGCCAGACGCGACTGGGGTGAGCTTCCCCATCCCATTCAAAGCATTGACATCGCGGGTTCCCGGCAAACCAACCTGGTGGAAGAACTAATTCAACCGGAGGATCAAATCTTTCTGTTTGTGGCTCCGTCTTCCGTAGAAGTGAATTTGGTAGAGCAGATGTGCAATGCGGCAGGCGATCGCCCGGTCATTTTATTCAATCCCCGCATGGAAGATGTTGGCACCGTTGGCATTGGCTATGCAGCCCGAAAATTACGGGAGCGTTTCCTCAACACGATCGAACCGTGTTACTACATCAAACCTTTAGAAGGCGCAGCCCTGTTGCGCTCTTATCCCTCCCCCTGGCAAGTTTGGCTGGAAACCAAGGAAGGTTATCAACTCTGTGCCGAAGAACCTTTAAAGCCCAGTTCAGAACAGTTAGATCAAATTTTCAGTAAGGCTTTGGGAACAGACCAGGCTCCCCGAAGAGGCTTCCTTTCAGAACTTCAACGCATCCTGAAGGCGTTAGGACAGTAA
- a CDS encoding histidine kinase, with translation MAHPYHLIVEGNPAIIYASRGGNPEKVLPTLKPFLEKFWKERETFGAYADTPECLVAQLTVRFGFETAEDDFSNIRVGVNYDPKAEYLYWIGLNKDVQIWVPKIAYRENPSLGLQGCQRFDQTF, from the coding sequence ATGGCTCACCCCTACCATCTAATCGTTGAAGGCAACCCTGCCATTATTTATGCCAGCCGTGGCGGCAATCCCGAAAAGGTGCTACCCACCCTCAAGCCCTTTCTGGAAAAATTTTGGAAAGAACGGGAAACCTTTGGAGCCTACGCCGATACGCCAGAGTGCCTGGTGGCCCAATTAACCGTGCGATTTGGCTTTGAAACGGCTGAGGATGATTTTTCTAATATCCGGGTAGGGGTAAACTATGACCCCAAGGCCGAATATCTTTACTGGATTGGTTTAAACAAAGACGTTCAGATCTGGGTGCCGAAAATAGCCTATCGGGAAAATCCTTCTCTGGGACTTCAGGGATGCCAGCGCTTTGATCAGACTTTTTAG
- a CDS encoding DUF427 domain-containing protein, protein MPRAIWNDAVLAESDRCEVVEGNQYFPPDAINSQYFKESNTHTTCPWKGVASYYTIEVDGQTNKDAAWYYPDPKDAAKNIKGYIAFWKGVKVEV, encoded by the coding sequence ATGCCAAGAGCAATTTGGAATGATGCTGTGCTGGCCGAAAGCGATCGCTGTGAAGTGGTAGAAGGCAATCAGTATTTTCCGCCTGATGCGATTAACTCTCAGTACTTCAAGGAGAGTAATACTCACACGACCTGTCCCTGGAAAGGGGTCGCCAGTTACTACACGATCGAAGTCGATGGTCAGACCAACAAAGATGCGGCCTGGTACTACCCCGATCCTAAAGATGCCGCCAAAAACATTAAAGGCTACATTGCCTTCTGGAAAGGCGTAAAAGTTGAAGTTTAA